The proteins below come from a single Alnus glutinosa chromosome 9, dhAlnGlut1.1, whole genome shotgun sequence genomic window:
- the LOC133877267 gene encoding NAD(P)H-quinone oxidoreductase subunit N, chloroplastic: protein MFVSGLDTLERKSEGMATAACLNYGAPATLNLQQKQQGLRKNCLIDITILGKRNIKTIGLKGGYVKAKRRIGMVRCNGRGIGDFIGGDLLKFDLGRWLSDVEEHKAIAIYTPHEGGYEGRYLNRLRYQGYYFLDLSARGLGDPETTLTKIHPVCPAHLGKQPIVRWYFPPEVDYRLAALPSDAKGLVVWIIEAKVLSKSELQFLALLPTLRPRVRVIAECGNWRKFVWKPLKEIAGLTINEGE, encoded by the exons ATGTTTGTCTCTGGATTAGACACACTAGAACGCAAAAGCGAGGGAATGGCAACTGCAGCTTGTTTGAACTATGGAGCGCCGGCCACGCTCAATCTCCAGCAGAAGCAGCAAGGACTAAGAAAGAACTGCTTGATAGATATAACGATTTTGGGAAAGAGAAACATTAAGACGATTGGACTGAAAGGAGGATATGTTAAGGCAAAGAGAAGGATTGGGATGGTGAGATGTAATGGCAGAGGCATTGGGGACTTCATAGGAGGGGATTTGTTGAAATTTGATCTGGGCCGTTGGCTGTCGGACGTTGAAGAGCACAAAGCCATTGCCATATACACCCCACACGAGGGAGGCTACGAGGGCCGCTACCTTAACCGACTCAGATACCAGGGCTACTATTTCCTGGACCTCTCTGCTCGAGGCCTTGGAGATCCTGAGACCACCCTCACCAAGATTCACCCCGTTTGCCCT GCCCATTTAGGGAAACAGCCCATTGTAAGGTGGTATTTCCCACCAGAGGTTGATTATAGGCTCGCTGCACTGCCTTCTGATGCCAAGGGACTTGTGGTCTGGATAATTGAAGCCAAG GTTCTTTCCAAGTCGGAATTGCAGTTTCTCGCTTTGCTTCCCACGCTGCGCCCTAGAGTCAGGGTCATTGCTGAATGTGGTAACTG GAGAAAGTTTGTGTGGAAGCCACTCAAAGAAATTGCGGGACTAACTATAAATGAGGGAGAGTGA
- the LOC133877266 gene encoding sister chromatid cohesion protein SCC4: MEAVAEGLWGLADYHENTGEIGKAVKCLEAICQSHVSFFPIVEVKTRLRIATLLLKHSHNVTHAKSHLERSQLLLKSIPSCFDLKCRAYSLLSQCYHLVGAIPPQKHILNKALDLTASAAAANHDQVSVKLWSCNFSAQLANALIIEGDYQSSIAALECGYVCATQISYPELQMFFATSVLHVHLMQWDDENLVEQAVNRCDHVWESIDPNKIQQCLGLLFYNELLHIFYRFRICDYKNVQQHVDKLDAAMKADLQQTRHIQELSEELNALNQSLSRSDLHYRDRSALSEKQVRLQARLKSMTRLSSTGKHYLEPAHFGNMRGKWEDKLELAPPPIDGEWLPKSAVYVLVDLMVVIFGRPKGLFKECGKRIQSGMHTIQEELVKLGITESVREVDLQHSAIWMAGVYLMLLMQFLENKVAIELTRSEFVEAQEALVQMKNWYIRFPTILQACESIIQMLRGQYAHYVGCYSEAAYHYFEAAKLTESKSMQAMCQVYAAVSYICIGDAESYSQALDLIGPVYRMMDSFVGVREKTGVLFAYGLLLMKQHDLQESRNRLAKGLQLTHNHLGNLQLVSQYLTILGSLALVLHDTVQSRDILRSSLTLAKKLYDIPTQIWVLSVLTALYRELDERGNEMENAEYQRKKVDDLQRRLADAHSSIHHIELIDRVRLEVQQFQELDIKHTTGPSMRVNLDIPESIGLSTPLPAPSSSRLVDLDTGRRGKRKI, encoded by the exons atggaagCAGTGGCGGAGGGACTCTGGGGGCTGGCGGATTACCACGAGAACACAGGGGAGATAGGAAAGGCGGTGAAGTGCCTGGAAGCCATATGTCAGAGCCACGTTTCATTCTTCCCCATCGTGGAGGTGAAGACTCGGCTTCGCATCGCCACACTCCTCCTGAAGCACTCCCACAACGTGACTCACGCCAAATCCCACCTGGAGCGTTCGCAACTGCTCTTGAAGTCTATTCCATCCTGCTTCGACTTGAAGTGCCGAGCCTATAGCTTACTCAGCCAGTGTTACCATCTCGTCGGGGCTATTCCTCCTCAGAAACACATCCTCAACAAGGCTCTTGACCTTACGGCTTCTGCTGCCGCCGCCAATCATGATCA GGTTTCAGTGAAGCTGTGGTCCTGTAACTTTAGTGCCCAGCTTGCAAATGCCTTGATTATTGAAGGAGACTACCAGAGTTCAATAGCTGCCTTAGAGTGCGGTTATGTCTGTGCAACCCAAATTTCTTATCCCGAGttacag ATGTTCTTTGCAACTTCCGTCCTGCATGTGCACCTCATGCAATGGGACGATGAGAATTTGGTTGAGCAAGCCGTTAATAGATGTGATCACGTCTGGGAATCAATTGACCCCAATAAA ATACAACAATGCCTTGGTTTACTCTTCTACAATGAGCTGCTGCACATATTCTACCGATTTCGTATATGTGACTACAAGAATGTTCAACAACATGTGGACAAATTGGATGCTGCTATGAAGGCTGATTTGCAGCAAACACGGCATATACAGGAGCTGTCAGAGGAACTAAATGCCTTAAACCAAAGTCTCTCCCGCTCTGACCTACACTACAGGGATAGGTCAGCTTTGTCTGAAAAGCAAGTACGCCTTCAAGCGCGGCTTAAAAGTATGACCAGATTGAGCTCAACTGGCAAACATTATCTGGAGCCGGCACATTTTGGAAATATGAGAGGGAAGTGGGAAGATAAGCTTGAGCTGGCACCGCCTCCTATAGATGGGGAGTGGCTACCAAAAAGTGCTGTCTATGTGCTAGTTGATCTTATGGTGGTCATTTTTGGACGTCCAAAGGGACTTTTTAAGGAGTGTGGAAAGAGGATACAATCTGGAATGCATACCATTCAAG AGGAGCTGGTGAAGCTTGGAATAACTGAAAGTGTGAGAG AAGTGGATTTGCAACACTCTGCCATTTGGATGGCTGGTGTGTACTTAATGCTGCTAATGCAGTTCCTTGAAAATAAAGTGGCTATTGAACTTACACGGTCTGAATTTGTTGAAGCACAAGAG GCTTTGGTGCAGATGAAAAATTGGTACATACGCTTTCCAACAATCTTACAAGCTTGTGAAAGCATTATTCAGATGCTTAGGGGGCAATATGCTCATTATGTAGGCTGTTATAGCGAAGCAGCTTATCATTATTTTGAAGCAGCAAAG CTCACAGAGAGCAAATCAATGCAAGCTATGTGCCAAGTATATGCAGCTGTCTCTTACATCTGCATTGGTGATGCTGAATCATATTCACAG GCACTTGATTTGATAGGACCAGTTTACAGAATGATGGATTCTTTTGTTGGAGTTCGAGAGAAAACTGGTGTGCTTTTTGCTTATGGCCTTTTATTGATGAAACAGCATGATCTACAGGAATCAAG AAATCGACTGGCCAAAGGACTGCAGTTGACTCATAATCATTTGGGGAATCTTCAACTTGTATCTCAGTATTTGACAATCCTTGGGAGTTTGGCGCTTGTCCTGCATGACACTGTACAGTCTAGAGATATCTTGAGATCATCTCTAACATTGGCAAAGAAGCTTTATGATATCCCAACCCAGATCTGGGTGCTTTCTGTTTTGACAG CCTTGTATCGAGAATTAGATGAGAGGGGAAATGAAATGGAAAATGCTGAATATCAAAGGAAAAAGGTAGATGATCTGCAAAGGAGACTTGCTGATGCACATTCATCCATTCATCACATTGAACTA ATTGACAGAGTAAGACTTGAAGTTCAGCAGTTTCAAGAACTTGACATCAAACATACAACCGGCCCTTCCATGAGAGTCAATCTTGACATCCCAGAGTCTATCGGTCTGTCTACCCCTTTACCTGCTCCATCATCATCAAGGCTAGTGGATTTAGACACTGGAAGACGTGGGAAGAGGAAAATCTAG
- the LOC133876995 gene encoding uncharacterized protein LOC133876995, which translates to MFGLATPTLGSWSSMIIQVSTRTQTQYGGGGGGGGGAAAIAIGKGCRSRSSFGNCNKCRGFFSSSSSSSSVKTAVAAFDSDHLSSSNSADKQQANKYYFVVANAKFMLDEEEHFQELLSERLRLYGERNKEQDFWLVIEPKFLDKFPSITKRLRRPAVALVSTNGPWITFMKLRLDRVLSESFEADSPEEALASNPTNLEFEKPEKWVAPYPKYESGWWEPFLHPGSREGVKV; encoded by the exons ATGTTTGGTTTGGCGACTCCCACTCTGGGATCTTGGTCTTCCATGATAATTCAGGTGTCCACTCGGACACAAACCCaatatggtggtggtggtggtggtggtggtggtgctgCTGCTATTGCTATTGGCAAAGGCTGTAGAAGCAGGAGCTCTTTTGGTAATTGCAATAAATGCAGGGGAtttttctcctcctcctcctcgtcTTCCTCTGTTAAGACAGCTGTCGCCGCCTTTGATTCCGACCACCTCAGTTCCTCCAATTCCGCGGACAAG CAACAAGCcaacaaatattattttgttgttgCAAACGCAAAATTCATGCTGGATGAAGAGGAGCATTTCCAGGAGCTCTTGTCTGAGCGGCTTCGTCTCTATGGAGAGCGTAACAAAGAGCAGGACTTCTGGCTTGTGATTGAACCCAAGTTCTTGGATAAATTCCCTAGCATTACTAAGAGATTACGAAGACCTGCTGTCGCTCTGGTTTCAACCAATGGTCCCTGGATCAC GTTCATGAAGTTAAGACTGGACCGAGTTTTATCGGAAAGCTTCGAAGCTGACAGTCCTGAAGAAGCATTAGCCTCTAATCCTACCAATCTAGAATTTGAAAAGCCAGAAAAATGGGTGGCACCTTACCCAAAGTATGAATCTGGATGGTGGGAGCCCTTCTTGCACCCTGGATCGAGAGAGGGGGTCAAAGTATAA